In one window of Zingiber officinale cultivar Zhangliang chromosome 11A, Zo_v1.1, whole genome shotgun sequence DNA:
- the LOC122032158 gene encoding cytochrome P450 71A1-like, with protein sequence MDVLALSLLFLVVLLCSLLLAGGREARTNPAIRKLPPGPAKLPVIGNLHQIRGNLLHQSLWEISKQYGPLMHLKLGQVSAVVVSSATLAREVLKTFDLACCSRAHNVASSEISYGRSDMGFIPYGERWRQLRKLCTVEFFSARKINSFESVREDEIKRMEKRISSRISSSLAVNVSELARCFSCNTTCRTAFGRDIAGDDLNVCDVIRGAQEVLASFFVADYFPLFGWVDVATGMKSKLRKSFLELDGIYQKFIDRHLDAKSRSGSEENEDLLDVLLRLRKDGQLTEENLKGILMNIFIGGTDTSSGVVEWAMAELIRQPELMKRAQEEVRSCVGRSKGKVEECDLHQLHYLKRIVKETMRLHPPAPMLVNREIMHPVTLSDGYQIPPKTMIYVNAWAIGRDPNAWDRPEVFDPERFVNMESPVVDSFSHYDFKLIPFGEGRRICPGKNLGILMAEVALANLLYSFDWKLPTGMKEEDVSMEEAPGLVVRMKHALCLMAAKFETN encoded by the exons ATGGATGTGCTTGCCTTGTCGCTTCTCTTCCTCGTCGTACTCCTCTGCTCTCTCCTTCTCGCAGGAGGCCGAGAAGCAAGAACCAATCCGGCGATCCGGAAGCTCCCGCCCGGCCCTGCTAAGCTCCCGGTCATCGGTAACCTCCACCAGATACGCGGCAATCTGCTGCACCAGTCCCTATGGGAAATCTCCAAACAGTATGGCCCGCTCATGCACCTAAAACTCGGCCAAGTCTCCGCCGTCGTCGTCTCCTCCGCCACCCTCGCCAGGGAAGTCCTCAAGACCTTCGACCTCGCCTGCTGCTCCCGCGCCCACAACGTCGCCAGCTCCGAGATCTCCTACGGCCGCTCCGACATGGGCTTCATCCCCTACGGCGAGCGCTGGAGGCAGCTACGCAAGCTCTGCACCGTCGAATTCTTCAGCGCCAGAAAGATCAACTCTTTTGAGTCCGTAAGGGAAGATGAGATCAAGAGAATGGAGAAGCGTATCTCTTCTCGCATCTCGAGCTCCCTCGCCGTCAACGTGAGTGAGCTCGCCCGGTGCTTCTCCTGTAACACGACATGCAGGACGGCCTTTGGTCGAGACATCGCCGGCGACGACCTCAACGTTTGCGACGTGATCAGGGGAGCGCAGGAGGTGTTGGCTAGCTTCTTCGTGGCAGACTACTTTCCCCTGTTCGGGTGGGTCGATGTGGCGACGGGAATGAAATCCAAGCTTCGGAAATCCTTTCTTGAGCTCGACGGCATCTACCAGAAATTCATCGATCGCCATCTCGACGCGAAGAGTCGATCAGGAAGTGAAGAGAATGAGGATTTATTGGATGTTCTGCTTCGGTTGCGGAAGGATGGACAGCTGACAGAGGAGAACCTCAAAGGAATTCTTATG AACATTTTTATAGGCGGGACGGATACTTCGTCGGGGGTGGTGGAATGGGCGATGGCGGAGCTCATCCGGCAGCCGGAGTTGATGAAGAGAGCCCAAGAAGAAGTGAGAAGCTGCGTGGGGAGAAGCAAAGGGAAGGTGGAGGAGTGCGACCTGCACCAGCTTCACTACCTCAAACGAATCGTCAAGGAGACGATGAGGCTGCACCCGCCGGCGCCGATGCTCGTCAACCGGGAAATCATGCACCCGGTCACTTTAAGCGACGGGTATCAAATTCCTCCCAAGACTATGATCTATGTGAACGCATGGGCGATCGGCAGGGATCCGAATGCATGGGATAGACCGGAGGTGTTCGACCCAGAGAGGTTCGTGAATATGGAATCTCCGGTGGTGGACTCGTTTTCGCACTATGACTTCAAGCTGATTCCGTTCGGCGAGGGACGAAGGATTTGCCCAGGGAAGAATCTGGGGATACTAATGGCGGAGGTGGCGCTGGCCAACCTCCTCTACTCCTTTGACTGGAAGTTGCCTACGGGAATGAAGGAGGAGGACGTGAGCATGGAAGAAGCGCCGGGGCTCGTTGTGCGCATGAAGCATGCTCTGTGCCTCATGGCCGCCAAATTTGAGACAAACTGA